Proteins encoded by one window of Cyanobium sp. NS01:
- a CDS encoding potassium channel protein: protein MASLRWRLWRRRRPPSTRIRRPWRAPLALVVLVNLAALGYRLTEGWGWADCYWMVAITISTIGFGEVQPLSPAGRLVTVLLILGGLVVVQISIQGVLGLSESGYFRRLRERRFRRWIKTMQDHVILCGYGRIGREIAEQLSRERVPLLVVELDQERSTAAQDRGLPVLVADATLDETLVEAGIHQCRSLVAALPSNAANLYVVLSARGLAPSCRLIARSDSDEAERKLRLAGADQVVSPYVSGGRTMAATALRPLAVTFMDLLAGSDCEVEEFRLSANPGDLGRLLGMSLGELQLGRRTGALVLAVQPAPPAQEVVRQYRGTSYKLEEQSLIANPGSDHRLAPGQMLVVMGSKNQLHEVTSLLGTALISIEHMAS, encoded by the coding sequence CCTGGTGGTGCTGGTGAATCTGGCTGCCCTGGGCTATCGCCTCACGGAGGGCTGGGGCTGGGCGGACTGCTACTGGATGGTGGCGATCACGATCAGCACGATCGGCTTCGGCGAGGTGCAGCCCCTCTCGCCGGCTGGACGCCTGGTGACGGTGCTGCTGATCCTGGGCGGCCTGGTGGTGGTGCAGATCAGCATCCAGGGAGTGCTCGGCCTCTCCGAATCGGGCTATTTCAGGCGCCTGCGTGAGCGCCGTTTCCGCCGCTGGATCAAGACCATGCAAGACCATGTGATTCTCTGCGGCTACGGCCGCATCGGCCGTGAGATCGCCGAGCAGCTGAGCCGCGAGCGGGTGCCGCTGCTGGTGGTGGAGCTGGACCAGGAGCGCAGCACGGCCGCCCAGGACCGCGGTCTGCCGGTGCTGGTAGCCGACGCCACCCTCGATGAAACCCTGGTGGAGGCGGGCATTCACCAGTGCCGCTCCCTGGTGGCGGCCCTGCCCAGCAACGCCGCCAATCTCTACGTGGTGCTGAGCGCCCGCGGGCTGGCCCCCTCCTGCCGCCTGATCGCCCGCTCCGACAGCGATGAGGCGGAGCGCAAATTGCGCCTGGCCGGGGCCGACCAGGTGGTGAGCCCCTACGTGAGTGGCGGCCGCACGATGGCCGCCACCGCCCTGCGGCCCCTGGCCGTCACCTTCATGGATCTGCTGGCCGGCAGCGATTGCGAGGTGGAGGAGTTCCGGCTCAGCGCCAACCCGGGCGATCTGGGTCGGCTGCTGGGGATGAGTCTGGGGGAGCTGCAGCTGGGGCGGCGCACCGGCGCCCTGGTGCTGGCCGTGCAGCCGGCGCCCCCTGCCCAGGAGGTGGTGCGCCAGTACCGGGGCACTTCCTACAAGCTCGAGGAGCAGAGCCTGATCGCCAATCCGGGCAGCGATCACCGCCTGGCCCCGGGGCAGATGTTGGTGGTGATGGGCAGCAAGAACCAGCTGCACGAAGTCACCAGCCTGCTGGGCACCGCCCTGATCAGCATCGAGCACATGGCGAGCTGA
- a CDS encoding FAD/NAD(P)-binding oxidoreductase, which produces MHCQVLIAGGGTGGITLASWLRRLAPELDVTVVEPSSSHDYQSGWVLVAGGFVPMAETERSEASVMPEGVRWICSKVVAFDPEQHAVELIDGQRITYGVLVVALGLDLLWSAVDGLPAALGRHGVCSIYSRRFAMYTRDCLRRFQGGTALFTQPATAIKCGGAPQKIMHIADQQFKRRSGVGVKSRLIFCTAKSNLFPVPAFSEAMGAIAAAHGSEVRFRHDLVAVNGPERRAVFRVREQEGGQSHELELGFDLLHVVPPMAAPRVVAESPLAVNPTEGWVEVDPHSGQHLRYPDVFAIGDVGSFPTSKTAAAVRLQAPVVAANVQAVLQGRSVQGGYDGYSACPLITTDHSVMMVEFDYTKKPVSSFLVDPVKERWFAWLLERWGFPWIYWNRMLKAQPHEGAYLKPFTGLARRLGLMRWQR; this is translated from the coding sequence ATGCATTGCCAGGTGCTGATCGCGGGAGGCGGAACGGGGGGGATCACGCTGGCCAGCTGGTTGCGCCGCCTGGCCCCCGAGCTCGATGTCACCGTGGTGGAGCCCTCCTCCTCTCACGACTACCAGTCGGGTTGGGTGCTGGTGGCCGGCGGTTTCGTGCCGATGGCTGAAACCGAGCGCAGCGAGGCCTCGGTGATGCCCGAGGGGGTGCGCTGGATCTGCAGCAAGGTGGTGGCCTTCGATCCCGAGCAGCACGCCGTCGAGCTGATCGATGGCCAGCGGATCACCTATGGGGTGCTCGTGGTGGCCCTGGGCCTCGATCTGCTCTGGAGCGCCGTGGACGGCTTGCCGGCGGCCCTGGGTCGCCACGGGGTCTGCAGCATCTACAGCCGCCGCTTTGCGATGTACACCCGCGACTGTCTGCGGCGCTTCCAGGGCGGCACGGCCCTGTTCACCCAGCCCGCCACGGCGATCAAATGCGGGGGGGCACCCCAGAAGATCATGCACATCGCCGATCAGCAGTTCAAGCGCCGCAGTGGCGTGGGGGTGAAGTCCCGGCTGATCTTCTGCACCGCCAAGAGCAACCTCTTCCCCGTGCCTGCCTTCAGCGAGGCGATGGGGGCGATCGCCGCCGCCCATGGCAGCGAGGTGCGCTTCCGCCACGACCTGGTGGCCGTGAACGGCCCCGAGCGCCGGGCCGTGTTCCGGGTCCGGGAGCAGGAAGGCGGCCAGAGCCACGAGCTCGAGCTCGGCTTCGATCTGCTGCACGTGGTGCCGCCGATGGCCGCTCCACGGGTGGTGGCCGAGAGTCCGCTGGCCGTCAATCCCACGGAGGGCTGGGTTGAGGTGGACCCGCACAGCGGCCAGCATCTCCGCTATCCGGATGTGTTCGCCATCGGTGACGTGGGTTCCTTTCCCACCTCCAAGACGGCGGCCGCGGTGCGTCTGCAGGCGCCGGTGGTGGCGGCCAATGTGCAGGCGGTGCTGCAGGGGCGAAGCGTGCAGGGGGGCTACGACGGCTACAGCGCCTGCCCGCTGATCACCACGGATCACAGCGTGATGATGGTGGAGTTCGACTACACCAAGAAGCCCGTGAGCAGCTTTCTGGTGGATCCGGTGAAGGAGCGCTGGTTCGCCTGGCTGCTGGAGCGCTGGGGCTTTCCCTGGATCTACTGGAATCGGATGCTCAAGGCCCAGCCCCACGAGGGCGCCTACCTGAAGCCGTTCACGGGGTTGGCCCGGCGGCTGGGCCTGATGCGCTGGCAGCGCTGA
- the psbA gene encoding photosystem II q(b) protein, whose protein sequence is MTTTSLPPSRIPLWEAFKNWVTSTDNRLYVGWFGVLMIPTLLVATCCFVIAFIGSPPVDIDGVREPVSGGLLYGNNIITAAVVPSSNAIGLHLYPIWAAKSLDEWLYNGGPYQLIIFHFLIGIFCWMGREWELSYRLGMRPWIAVAYSAPVAAATAVLLVYSIGQGSFSDGMPLGISGTFNFMLVLQAEHNVLMHPFHMLGVAGVFGGALFAAMHGSLVTSSLVRETTETESQNRGYKFGQEEETYNIVAAHGYFGRLIFQYASFNNSRSLHFFLAAWPVVGIWFAALAVASFSFNLNGLNFNHSVLDAQGRVINTWADVLNRAGLGIEAMHERNVHNFPLDLARVDSLPVALTAPALG, encoded by the coding sequence ATGACCACAACCTCCCTGCCTCCCTCCCGGATCCCGCTCTGGGAAGCGTTCAAGAACTGGGTCACCAGCACCGACAACCGCCTCTACGTGGGGTGGTTCGGCGTGCTGATGATCCCCACCCTGCTGGTGGCCACCTGCTGCTTTGTGATCGCCTTCATCGGCTCTCCCCCCGTCGACATCGACGGCGTGCGTGAGCCCGTCTCAGGCGGCCTGCTCTACGGCAACAACATCATCACGGCGGCGGTGGTGCCGAGTTCCAACGCCATCGGTCTGCACCTCTATCCGATCTGGGCCGCCAAAAGCCTCGATGAATGGCTCTACAACGGTGGGCCCTATCAGCTGATCATCTTCCACTTCCTGATCGGCATCTTCTGCTGGATGGGCCGTGAGTGGGAACTCAGCTATCGCCTCGGCATGCGCCCCTGGATCGCCGTGGCCTATTCCGCTCCCGTGGCCGCCGCCACCGCCGTGCTGCTGGTGTACTCGATCGGGCAGGGCTCTTTCTCCGACGGCATGCCTCTGGGCATCTCCGGCACCTTCAACTTCATGCTGGTGCTCCAGGCTGAGCACAACGTGCTCATGCACCCCTTCCACATGCTCGGCGTGGCCGGCGTCTTCGGCGGCGCCCTGTTCGCGGCCATGCACGGCTCGCTTGTCACCAGCTCCCTGGTGCGCGAAACCACGGAAACCGAGTCCCAGAACAGGGGTTACAAGTTTGGCCAGGAGGAGGAGACCTACAACATCGTGGCCGCCCACGGTTACTTCGGGCGTCTGATCTTCCAGTACGCCTCCTTCAACAACAGCCGCAGCCTGCACTTCTTCCTGGCCGCCTGGCCGGTGGTGGGCATCTGGTTCGCGGCCCTGGCGGTGGCCAGCTTCTCGTTCAACCTCAACGGCCTCAACTTCAACCACTCCGTGCTCGATGCCCAGGGCCGGGTGATCAACACCTGGGCCGATGTGCTCAACCGCGCCGGCCTCGGCATCGAGGCGATGCACGAGCGCAACGTGCACAACTTCCCCCTCGATCTGGCCCGGGTGGACAGCCTTCCCGTGGCGCTCACCGCGCCAGCCCTCGGCTGA
- a CDS encoding DUF3365 domain-containing protein — MDLLFPTLRRLLPLMAVAAALALLSSALLSLCPAPALALEASASPADLPRAVAAMEQLDQLRTQLASSLEGSDEEPTMDTMREVCKPVGQRAMAIAQENGWTVRQVASKYRNPDHAPANSHESQVIDLLARYPEITGLWEPATAGQTAGVNYYRRIDVQPSCLACHGTKDSRPGFVSERYPADKAFNFKPGDLRGMYAVFIPEVQEVLRASEGG, encoded by the coding sequence ATGGACCTCCTGTTTCCCACCCTGCGGCGCCTGCTGCCCCTGATGGCGGTGGCCGCCGCCCTCGCCCTGCTGAGCAGCGCGCTGCTCAGCCTCTGCCCCGCGCCCGCCCTCGCCCTGGAGGCGTCCGCCAGTCCGGCTGATCTCCCCCGGGCTGTCGCAGCGATGGAGCAACTGGATCAGCTGCGCACGCAGCTGGCCTCCAGCCTCGAGGGCAGCGACGAGGAGCCCACCATGGACACCATGCGGGAGGTGTGCAAGCCGGTGGGGCAGCGGGCCATGGCCATCGCTCAGGAGAACGGCTGGACCGTGCGCCAGGTGGCCAGCAAGTACCGCAACCCCGACCATGCCCCCGCCAACAGCCACGAGAGCCAGGTGATCGATCTGCTGGCCAGGTACCCCGAGATCACCGGCCTGTGGGAGCCGGCCACCGCCGGCCAGACCGCTGGTGTGAACTATTACCGACGCATCGATGTGCAACCCAGCTGTCTGGCCTGTCATGGAACCAAGGACAGCCGCCCCGGATTCGTGAGCGAGAGGTACCCCGCCGACAAGGCGTTCAACTTCAAGCCCGGCGATCTGCGCGGCATGTATGCCGTGTTCATTCCCGAGGTCCAGGAGGTGCTCAGGGCCTCTGAGGGAGGCTGA
- a CDS encoding EamA family transporter gives MALGTAVLETLRDLALRRVLRQSGWSTLRVIGLSSALAALLLAVPLLLAESQPLDGWAFLAALAVGGSLNALAFWGYGRAIALEDLSLVLPLINLSPLVLLLAGWWVLGERPSPSAVAGVGLLVLGALLLGRSRRGGPSPGGMAGLGQLWASPGCRWMLLVAVIWGVAATMDKLGVQAGGSVLWVLSLQLVIGGSLLGLSLPGGQASGPAAAKAGGQAATCWGRVLPFLLVAALAGAVGTVWQMEAIRSTAVVHVIAIKRLSTLFGSGIGVVALGEAEGRRRLLAAAVMVIGAATVLWSALP, from the coding sequence CTGGCCCTCGGCACGGCGGTGCTGGAGACCCTGCGTGATCTGGCCCTGCGCCGGGTGCTGCGCCAGTCCGGCTGGAGCACCCTGCGGGTGATCGGCCTGAGCAGTGCCCTGGCCGCCCTGCTGCTGGCAGTGCCCCTGCTGCTGGCCGAGAGCCAGCCCCTCGATGGCTGGGCCTTTCTGGCGGCCCTGGCCGTGGGCGGCAGCCTCAATGCCCTGGCCTTCTGGGGCTATGGCCGCGCCATCGCCCTGGAGGACCTCAGCCTGGTGCTGCCGCTGATCAACCTCTCCCCCCTGGTGCTGCTGCTGGCGGGCTGGTGGGTGCTTGGGGAGCGACCCTCCCCGAGCGCGGTGGCCGGCGTGGGACTGCTGGTGCTGGGGGCCCTGCTGCTGGGCCGCAGCCGCCGAGGCGGGCCGTCGCCGGGGGGCATGGCGGGGCTGGGCCAGCTCTGGGCCAGCCCCGGTTGCCGCTGGATGCTGCTGGTGGCGGTGATCTGGGGGGTGGCCGCCACCATGGACAAGCTGGGGGTGCAGGCGGGCGGCAGCGTGCTGTGGGTGCTCTCCCTGCAGCTGGTGATCGGCGGCAGCCTGCTGGGGCTGTCGCTGCCGGGAGGCCAGGCGAGCGGGCCCGCCGCTGCCAAGGCCGGCGGCCAAGCCGCGACCTGCTGGGGACGGGTGCTGCCGTTCCTGCTGGTGGCCGCCCTGGCCGGGGCCGTGGGCACGGTGTGGCAGATGGAGGCGATCCGGAGCACCGCCGTGGTGCATGTGATCGCCATCAAGCGGCTCAGCACCCTGTTCGGCAGCGGCATCGGCGTGGTGGCCCTGGGCGAGGCCGAAGGGCGACGCCGCCTGCTCGCCGCCGCCGTGATGGTGATCGGCGCCGCCACCGTGCTGTGGAGCGCGCTGCCCTGA